Proteins from a single region of Carassius gibelio isolate Cgi1373 ecotype wild population from Czech Republic chromosome B15, carGib1.2-hapl.c, whole genome shotgun sequence:
- the ccdc153 gene encoding coiled-coil domain-containing protein 153, whose protein sequence is MPPKKKGKGNNKKEKSKKSTTEKDDGLTEKYRRSALDVAVLKEHLALRTSITRQATAVRDDLRSQIRDLEQVLSQERSDMKDITTDLNRQYKSMETGLQTKVNRLEVSVDMLETQLAECQVQLKWEREQREKTEAEKDTIISDLQSKLDSMERECEKILHGCLDSLLSHLAETRLQWEEQSTVIHQDVKDTLRDFGLNPLHI, encoded by the exons ATGCCACCAAAAAAGAAAGGGAAAGGAAACAACAAAAAGGAAAAGTCCAAAAAGAGCACAACAGAAAAAG ATGATGGACTTACAGAGAAGTATCGGAGAAGTGCCTTAGACGTGGCTGTTTTAAAGGAACATCTTG CTCTGAGGACCAGTATAACGCGTCAGGCCACAGCAGTGAGAGATGACTTGAGAAGTCAAATCAGAGATCTGGAGCAGGTGCTCAGTCAGGAACGATCAGACATGAAGGACATCACTACAG ATCTCAACCGCCAGTATAAGTCCATGGAAACAGGCCTGCAGACTAAAGTAAACAGGCTTGAAGTGAGTGTAGACATGCTTGAGACGCAGCTCG CCGAATGTCAGGTTCAACTAAAATGGGAAAGAGAGCAGCGAGAGAAGACAGAAGCAGAAAAAGACACCATCATCTCTGACCTCCAAAGCAAACTGGACAGTatggagagagagtgtgagaagaTCCTACAC GGCTGTCTGGACAGTTTGCTCTCTCACCTGGCTGAGACACGGCTGCAGTGGGAAGAACAGAGCACAGTCATTCATCAGGATGTCAAGGACACACTCAGAGACTTTGGGTTAAACCCGCTTCACATATGA